The bacterium sequence CCACGTTGTACTGGAGCTTGGGTCCCAGGACCTCGAAGCCGGAGTGGACCAGGATCAGGCTCGTCGCTCCCCGTTTGGAGGCCAGCCTGAATTCCACCTGGGTGGCTACGGGCCAGTCGTCGTCCTGCCAGCTCAGGCGCAGGAGGCGTTGCTTCTTGATGGAGAGGACCTTGCCCCGGCTGATGCGCTCGTGACCTTCTCCGTCGCGCCAGTACTCGAAGAAGGGGGAGCCGGATTCGGGCTGGAGCTGGATGCTGTACGCCCACCAGATGCGCCGGGCGGCTGGAATGAAGAGGGCTTTCCAGACGTCGGCGGGTGGTCGCGAAAGCTGCACCTGGAGGTGGATCTCGGCCATGGGACTCCTCTGCGGCGCTCGTAAAGTTAGCACACGCGACCGGGGGCTGTCATCTTTTTATCGGGGCTGCCAGCCGTTGTAGTGGACGAAGGCGGCCTGGGGCCGACGTTCCCGGGGCGCGGTTTCGGAATCCCGCTTCTCGGGGGGCAGGTCGGCGATTTTTCCCGCATAACCCTCCAGGGCGGCCAGGACCGAGGCCATGCCCTGGTCGTGCTCCGCGAAACGGTTGGGTTTGCCGTTGTAGGCGAAGTTTTTACGGGCGACGGAGAAGATGAGCACCGGGGCCTTCCGCGCCCAGTCGTTGCCCTCGGAGAGACACTCGCGGGCTTTTTCGAGAGCCTCGGGGTTCTCGGTGGTGAATACTAAAAAGTTCCAGGGCTGGTCGTTGAAGCAGGAGGGCGCCCAGCGGGCGGCCTCGAGGACGCTCACGAGCTTCTCCCGCTCCACGGGGCGGTCGGGGTCCACCGCCCTGGGGCTCCACCGGGCGGCGATGAGCCCGTGGATTGGATGGTCCGTGGGCGCCGGGCGCTCAATCGGGGTCAAGCCTTCGACGGGCATCCCTCACCTCGGGACGACGGTTCCCCCAAGTTTAGGACAGGGACCGGATAAAAGCAAAGGGATGAAGTGCGGAAATCCGAACGGTGGCGCGGTGCCGGTTTAAGCGCGTGTGGCGCGGTCGAAGGCCCCCCAGAACGGATCCACACGCGGATGCGCCAGGGGGATCCGTCCGCCGTCGCGCAACGCCGTTATCCCCTCGCTGCCGGGCAGGAAGCGTCCGATTTTCGCCACCGGCGCCCCGCGCTCCTCCATGTACTCTCGAAATTCCTCGTACCTGTCGCCCCTGACGGCGAGGAGGAGCGTGCCCTCGCTGATCGCGATTTCCGGCTGCATGCCGAACAGTCGGCAGATGGCGCGCACTTCGGGGTAAACCGTGATTAGCGCGTAATCCAGTTCCAGGCCGGCGCCCGAGGCCTCGGCCATCTCGACCGCCGCCCCGACGACCCCGCACTCGGTCGCGTCGTGCATCGCCGTGACCCCCGCTCCGCGGACGCCGAAGCCCGCCGCCGCGAGGGCGTCGTCCACGGTGCTCATCCGGTTGAAAATTTCCCAACCGGAGGCCGCCGTCTGCTCACCGAGCTCCGAGGCTATCCGTTCCCGGAAGAGGCGGCTGAAGATGCCCACCGCCTCGACCGCCGCGCTCTTCGTCATGCACAGGACGTCCCCCGGTCCGGCCATGGCCGGGGTGAGGTAGGCGTCCTCGTCGCCCACGGCGATGAAGGTCGCCCCGCCGACCATGGGGTAGTCGGTGCCGGTGTAGCGGGCGGTGTGGCCGCTGATGACCGCCGCCCCGTATTTTTCGCTCTCCCGGTGAAAGACGCCCCACAGCCGTGCGAACTGGTCCTCGGTGACGCCCATCGGCAGGTTGAAATCCACGACCACGTAGGCCGGCGGGAAGCCGCTGGTGGTGACGTCGGAGGCGAGGATATGCCAGGCGAACCAGGCCGCCTCCTCCCAGCCGTAGCCCGGTACGATGTAGATGGGGTCGGTGGTGACGACCATCACGCGGCCGGGGCCGATGCGGACGACGGCGGTGTCCACCCCGTGCCGCGGGCCGACGAGCACCTCGGG is a genomic window containing:
- a CDS encoding SRPBCC domain-containing protein, whose product is MAEIHLQVQLSRPPADVWKALFIPAARRIWWAYSIQLQPESGSPFFEYWRDGEGHERISRGKVLSIKKQRLLRLSWQDDDWPVATQVEFRLASKRGATSLILVHSGFEVLGPKLQYNVEEYTNGWEALLEDLRTYLEGPAEELAEPLEDDEP
- a CDS encoding nitroreductase family protein encodes the protein MPVEGLTPIERPAPTDHPIHGLIAARWSPRAVDPDRPVEREKLVSVLEAARWAPSCFNDQPWNFLVFTTENPEALEKARECLSEGNDWARKAPVLIFSVARKNFAYNGKPNRFAEHDQGMASVLAALEGYAGKIADLPPEKRDSETAPRERRPQAAFVHYNGWQPR
- a CDS encoding AIR synthase family protein — encoded protein: MSVKAEFPAIGKISPEFFNAVIYPSLGAVRPEVLVGPRHGVDTAVVRIGPGRVMVVTTDPIYIVPGYGWEEAAWFAWHILASDVTTSGFPPAYVVVDFNLPMGVTEDQFARLWGVFHRESEKYGAAVISGHTARYTGTDYPMVGGATFIAVGDEDAYLTPAMAGPGDVLCMTKSAAVEAVGIFSRLFRERIASELGEQTAASGWEIFNRMSTVDDALAAAGFGVRGAGVTAMHDATECGVVGAAVEMAEASGAGLELDYALITVYPEVRAICRLFGMQPEIAISEGTLLLAVRGDRYEEFREYMEERGAPVAKIGRFLPGSEGITALRDGGRIPLAHPRVDPFWGAFDRATRA